From Humisphaera borealis, the proteins below share one genomic window:
- a CDS encoding CBM96 family carbohydrate-binding protein has protein sequence MRDNRKKHPAVTHAVRGVLEVLECRAYLSSDPLDTSFGSQGNSAHYALGNSAFFAKAGFELPDGKLLIAGHATSPDSTGSGSAGIIRLTSNGQLDRSFGNEGSILTEIPNLGSVADWARMPDGRLVGFGKVVEGQRIAFRLNADFTLDTTFGAAGVAALPQSFDAPTAIDVDAFGRPVMVGQISGDFGIVRLTSSGLTDPTFAADGSGMVRIDFNGQIDRANAVLVQPDGNILVGGSAQTFFTAYYTDDFALARLTPAGTLDGSFGTGGKTLTGMLSSGSQYDEQINALAVGADGRIVAVGKSSFYGAVASYQANGQIDLSFNTTGYRIAEFARDTDNYYAAARLADGSIVLGGEHSVAADRAISVEKVTPAGQWDTGFGGGDGKVTIEINGAEYEEVKQILVGADGRITAIAATDSQRSIPAAGRVSASGVLDASFAAGGGNLFHVSGPGTADARSLSRAVDGSLIVGITDAYNRLAVMKVNADGGLDQDFGTRGRASLGLHFFGAAVSRIETRSTAIAADGKIYAGGYHTNVGFALARYNADGSPDTAFGTAGLATAAIPFGDVTGESLDTLSAIAVQPDGKILAAGMSGTAWALVRFTATGALDLTFGDGGHVRFDTAGIQSWNGRGAQAIAIAPSGRILLAGTRRVSAIGHLSIVAVTSDGILDGAFGTGGVRSLYQTVATSPDLTAIAVRPDGRIVVAGSEGDNAFTTYQLTDTGADDTSFGTNGRVKSTFTIGTTVYAAIPGTIAIRGDGRVAVTGTAPVGNTSRVAAALLTADGAPVLQFGSSGRVLSDSIGKNAGATFDAAGKLVVAGSVAMPAGGLASKAAVATFHDQPTLSAAATIVGEERAAPSAAIPGRFTISRSTPFVGALVVTVSYGGSATSGVDFTALPTTVTIPDDQASVNLEVPVLDDLLLEGNESVTITGLSATGFGFSGAVAEVRILDNEGIDAAESNDTFETARVFTTVNQNLPQLFSLHHPADVDFFRVTTGYPGLSVAMTRASGTAAMELDVYDAARNLVGRSAVAGAAQNVQLQDAPAGVYFVRVRLADPVAPDAGYNGYLFSIKAQRPVGQTPIAVVSDQQTTIPFVNFDIGGEGLAWLDSTPLTNGPSGSRPLDAVDFRMESPGVGQPLRPILSDVRPGEWLEYTVNVASAAPYQLFVNQGNTAPGGVYHLELNGVALTASLPVSVIAGGARELTSTPITLLAGQSVIRVVFDTAASNGVVGEFENFHITPVKPTVKLVGFGTPGEPEATGNGQIRFQIQRSTFTTQPLTVNYTISGTATSGTAASGADYTASTGQITLPPGTTAVPDITMPVYFDEHFDPGETVIVTIVPDDAYYLGTSTLTFTITDRQPLLNSYESNNSVATAYQLYGVGPEEAKATAALAPGDLDYYRASPRGSNGTMSAQLDYNPAVGDLYLVVYDLQGNEITRADNAGAIESLTFPTGTEGVEYVFGVFGKNGASTGRYTLTLDWNETAAPFATFTSVNTYSNAVWTVEWRFNEPAYGLDMGDLRLTRDGQPVELIGTEAYLGGGGVRELTALTRPAGKYTFTIVAANSGIVDLYGNPMVEDASITWINELPYDPAPLPLVEDTHIRNNSQAAVNFGDSATLEVGQTSDVRQTLLRFDLSSLSAEKEISSAILKLWAATAGGAGGVPIAIYEADPTWTETGTSFNTRPALIGEPVLEFNVEAGAGALYQLDLAGYLSRRASEGATSLTLALVPREASSAYAVINSGEAVANRPELVVNQQYKRLSVVTLSQQLSLNEGTSGTVGFKLSRNPYGDVRVYVGDHGHNEGISVADPAPYPSYVLFNETNWNVPKYVTINAAQDADAEHDWDVLIFGSDQLRYQSSVSLYSMDDDAVPLAESLPPALDASVQAPAGATGATGAMVLSTGKLSSTEFAGTGVLPAAGAGAVTVPTLTVRKTTTAGQTREAFIKFSIATLPSASAITSVKVRVFGKNSAAGSVPVGLYTVASTAWQSISWSTRPATSASPIVTKTVSGTTGTWYEFDVTSYVKQRKQAGDTAVSFALKGTTNTSIHAIFNGSGATTNKPDLRTTGAIVLTPQSLVVSPTTLKVAEGASKTVGVKLGAKPSGNLVVSIAASHASAAPAVTTLTFTPSNWNVSQNLVVASPQDADTVNNTATLAFSAPGVNAVNVAFTQTDDDGLPQAATSTTFKLPAIADAHGRNGAYAAANYGNAAALEVRSSTVADNSRESFFQFDLSGIASAAQIGSAKLRLYVKLSTTETATLGVYGVASTTWTEGALTWNNRPATGALLRSLGVTSTTGQWLEFDVADYLRQQKQAGTTKVALAVKATAASKSLVSINSGEAGANTPELVITGGPTSPPPPPPPPPPPPPPPPPPPPPPPGTGQTIRASSDAHVRDGVFTGTNYGSLAALEIRNSSVADNSRDLYLSFNLSAAATINTAVLRLFGKLSQTGPVTLGVYAATAAWTEAGVNWSNRPAAGALLTTASFNATTDAWGQFDVGNYVRQQKLAGATSVTLVVRMTDVSKPLATFSSDEAASGRPELVIG, from the coding sequence TTGCGCGACAATCGAAAGAAACATCCTGCCGTCACGCATGCCGTACGCGGCGTACTCGAAGTCCTCGAATGCCGGGCCTACCTCAGCAGCGATCCCCTCGACACCTCGTTCGGGTCACAGGGTAATTCGGCACACTACGCGCTGGGAAATTCGGCGTTCTTCGCCAAGGCGGGGTTTGAACTGCCCGATGGCAAACTGCTTATCGCCGGTCATGCCACCTCGCCCGACTCCACCGGCAGCGGCTCGGCGGGCATTATCCGTCTGACCTCCAACGGTCAACTTGATCGCAGTTTCGGCAACGAAGGAAGCATTCTCACCGAAATCCCGAATCTGGGCAGTGTCGCCGACTGGGCCCGGATGCCCGACGGCCGGCTGGTCGGGTTCGGGAAGGTCGTCGAGGGACAGCGCATCGCGTTCCGGCTCAATGCCGACTTCACCCTCGATACGACCTTTGGTGCCGCCGGCGTGGCGGCGTTGCCGCAGTCATTCGACGCGCCGACCGCGATCGACGTTGACGCCTTCGGACGGCCGGTCATGGTCGGACAGATCTCCGGCGATTTCGGCATCGTCCGCCTGACGAGTTCGGGTCTGACTGATCCGACTTTCGCCGCCGACGGCAGCGGCATGGTGCGGATCGATTTCAACGGCCAGATCGACCGCGCCAACGCCGTCCTGGTGCAGCCGGACGGGAACATCCTGGTCGGCGGCTCTGCTCAGACCTTCTTCACTGCGTATTACACCGACGACTTCGCGCTGGCCCGGCTGACGCCCGCCGGCACGCTCGACGGCTCGTTCGGCACCGGCGGCAAAACGCTGACCGGCATGCTCAGCTCCGGCTCGCAGTACGACGAGCAGATCAACGCCCTGGCGGTCGGCGCTGACGGCAGGATCGTCGCCGTCGGCAAGAGCTCGTTCTACGGCGCTGTCGCGAGCTATCAGGCCAACGGGCAGATCGATCTGTCGTTCAACACCACCGGCTACCGCATCGCGGAGTTTGCCCGCGACACCGACAACTACTACGCCGCCGCCAGGCTCGCCGACGGCAGCATTGTGCTCGGCGGAGAACACAGCGTCGCGGCCGACCGTGCCATCTCTGTCGAAAAAGTCACGCCGGCCGGACAGTGGGATACCGGCTTCGGCGGCGGCGATGGGAAAGTGACGATAGAGATTAACGGCGCCGAGTACGAAGAGGTCAAGCAGATACTGGTCGGCGCCGACGGCAGAATTACCGCGATCGCCGCGACCGACTCGCAGAGAAGCATCCCGGCCGCCGGCCGCGTCTCCGCCAGTGGTGTGCTCGATGCGTCGTTTGCGGCCGGGGGCGGGAACCTGTTTCATGTATCGGGCCCGGGAACCGCTGACGCCCGGTCCCTCAGTCGCGCCGTCGACGGATCGCTCATCGTCGGCATCACGGACGCCTACAACCGCCTGGCGGTGATGAAGGTCAACGCGGACGGCGGGCTCGATCAGGACTTCGGAACCCGCGGGCGGGCCTCGCTCGGACTGCATTTCTTCGGCGCGGCGGTCAGCCGAATCGAAACCCGCTCGACCGCGATCGCTGCCGACGGCAAGATCTACGCCGGCGGCTATCACACCAACGTCGGCTTCGCGCTCGCCCGCTACAACGCCGACGGTTCTCCCGATACGGCGTTCGGCACGGCCGGCCTGGCGACGGCGGCAATTCCCTTCGGCGATGTCACCGGCGAAAGCCTCGACACGCTCTCCGCGATCGCGGTCCAGCCCGACGGTAAAATCCTCGCCGCCGGCATGAGCGGCACGGCATGGGCCCTCGTTCGCTTCACCGCCACCGGCGCGCTCGATTTGACATTCGGCGACGGCGGACACGTGCGGTTCGATACCGCCGGAATCCAGTCCTGGAACGGTCGCGGCGCACAAGCGATCGCGATTGCGCCGTCGGGCCGCATCCTGCTGGCGGGCACGCGGCGCGTCAGCGCGATCGGACACCTGTCAATCGTGGCGGTCACTTCGGACGGCATCCTCGACGGCGCGTTCGGAACCGGCGGCGTCCGGTCGCTCTACCAGACGGTGGCGACGAGTCCCGACCTGACCGCGATCGCGGTCCGCCCGGACGGCCGAATCGTCGTCGCCGGCTCCGAAGGCGACAACGCCTTCACCACCTACCAGCTCACCGACACCGGCGCGGACGACACGAGCTTCGGCACCAACGGTCGCGTGAAGTCGACGTTCACCATCGGCACAACCGTCTATGCCGCGATTCCCGGCACGATCGCGATTCGCGGGGACGGACGGGTCGCGGTCACCGGAACGGCGCCGGTCGGGAACACGTCGCGCGTCGCCGCCGCGCTGCTGACGGCCGACGGCGCACCGGTCCTGCAGTTCGGATCGAGCGGCAGGGTGCTGTCCGACTCGATCGGCAAGAACGCCGGCGCGACATTCGACGCGGCGGGCAAGCTGGTCGTCGCCGGCAGCGTAGCAATGCCGGCCGGGGGCCTGGCCTCCAAGGCGGCCGTCGCGACCTTCCACGATCAACCGACGCTCTCAGCCGCCGCAACAATCGTCGGCGAGGAACGCGCCGCCCCCAGCGCAGCCATCCCGGGCCGATTCACGATCAGCCGTAGCACGCCGTTCGTCGGCGCGCTGGTGGTCACTGTCAGCTACGGCGGCTCGGCAACCTCCGGCGTCGACTTCACCGCGCTGCCGACGACTGTCACCATTCCCGACGACCAGGCCTCGGTCAACCTAGAAGTCCCGGTTCTCGACGACCTGCTCCTGGAAGGCAACGAGTCGGTCACCATCACTGGTCTCTCGGCGACGGGTTTTGGATTCTCCGGCGCGGTGGCGGAAGTCCGTATCCTCGACAACGAGGGTATCGACGCCGCCGAGAGCAACGACACCTTCGAAACCGCCCGGGTCTTCACCACGGTCAATCAGAATCTGCCGCAACTGTTCTCGCTGCACCACCCGGCCGATGTCGACTTCTTCCGCGTGACGACGGGATACCCGGGCCTGTCGGTCGCGATGACCCGCGCGAGCGGCACGGCGGCGATGGAACTGGACGTTTACGATGCCGCGCGCAACCTGGTCGGCCGTTCCGCGGTCGCCGGCGCCGCCCAGAATGTTCAGCTCCAGGATGCCCCGGCAGGCGTCTACTTCGTTCGCGTTCGCTTGGCCGACCCCGTCGCGCCGGATGCCGGTTACAACGGATACCTGTTCTCGATCAAGGCGCAACGGCCGGTCGGCCAGACGCCCATCGCCGTTGTCAGCGATCAGCAGACCACGATCCCCTTCGTTAACTTTGATATTGGCGGTGAGGGGCTGGCCTGGCTCGATTCCACGCCGCTCACGAACGGGCCCAGCGGATCCCGACCACTGGACGCCGTGGACTTCCGCATGGAAAGCCCCGGCGTCGGTCAGCCGTTGCGTCCGATTCTGTCCGATGTACGCCCCGGCGAGTGGCTGGAGTACACGGTCAATGTCGCGTCTGCAGCGCCCTACCAGCTATTTGTCAACCAGGGGAACACCGCGCCCGGCGGCGTCTACCATCTCGAACTCAACGGCGTGGCGCTGACGGCGAGCCTGCCGGTCAGCGTGATCGCCGGCGGCGCACGGGAACTCACCAGTACCCCCATCACCCTCCTCGCGGGGCAGAGCGTCATCCGCGTGGTGTTCGACACCGCCGCTTCCAATGGCGTGGTCGGCGAGTTCGAGAACTTCCACATCACGCCGGTCAAGCCGACGGTGAAGCTCGTCGGGTTCGGCACCCCGGGCGAACCGGAGGCGACGGGCAACGGCCAGATCCGGTTCCAGATTCAGCGCAGCACGTTCACCACCCAGCCGCTGACGGTCAACTATACGATCTCCGGCACGGCCACCAGTGGCACGGCGGCCAGTGGTGCCGACTACACCGCCTCGACGGGACAGATCACCCTGCCTCCGGGGACCACGGCGGTGCCGGACATCACCATGCCCGTCTACTTCGACGAGCATTTTGACCCCGGCGAGACCGTCATCGTGACAATCGTGCCGGACGATGCGTACTACCTGGGCACGTCGACCCTGACTTTCACGATCACAGATCGTCAGCCGCTATTGAACTCCTACGAGTCGAACAACTCGGTCGCGACGGCTTACCAGCTTTACGGCGTCGGTCCGGAGGAGGCGAAGGCAACCGCCGCGCTGGCTCCGGGCGATCTGGACTACTATCGCGCCAGCCCCCGCGGCAGCAACGGCACCATGTCGGCGCAGCTCGACTACAACCCGGCGGTCGGCGATCTTTACCTGGTCGTCTACGATCTTCAGGGCAACGAGATCACCCGCGCCGACAACGCCGGCGCGATCGAAAGCCTTACCTTCCCGACGGGAACCGAGGGCGTCGAATATGTATTCGGTGTGTTCGGAAAGAACGGCGCTTCCACCGGCCGCTATACGCTGACACTCGATTGGAACGAGACCGCGGCACCGTTCGCAACCTTCACCAGCGTCAACACTTATTCCAACGCGGTGTGGACCGTCGAGTGGCGGTTCAACGAGCCGGCCTACGGGCTTGACATGGGCGATCTGCGATTGACGCGCGACGGACAACCGGTCGAACTGATCGGCACCGAGGCGTACCTCGGCGGGGGGGGAGTGCGGGAGCTCACTGCACTGACGCGGCCCGCCGGTAAGTACACGTTCACGATCGTCGCAGCCAACTCGGGCATTGTCGACTTGTACGGCAATCCGATGGTTGAGGACGCCAGCATCACCTGGATCAACGAACTTCCCTACGACCCCGCGCCGCTGCCGCTGGTCGAGGACACCCACATCCGGAACAACAGTCAGGCCGCGGTCAACTTTGGCGATTCTGCGACGCTGGAGGTCGGACAGACGTCCGACGTACGGCAGACGCTGTTGCGGTTCGACCTTTCATCGTTGAGCGCTGAGAAAGAAATCAGCAGCGCGATTCTGAAGCTGTGGGCGGCGACCGCCGGCGGCGCGGGTGGCGTTCCGATCGCGATTTACGAAGCCGACCCCACATGGACGGAAACGGGGACCTCGTTCAACACGCGGCCAGCATTAATCGGTGAACCCGTGCTCGAATTCAACGTCGAAGCCGGCGCCGGTGCGCTCTACCAACTGGACCTCGCGGGCTACCTGTCGCGCCGGGCCAGCGAGGGTGCCACGTCGCTCACATTGGCACTGGTTCCGCGCGAGGCTAGTAGCGCGTATGCGGTGATCAACTCCGGTGAGGCCGTCGCCAACCGGCCCGAGTTGGTCGTCAACCAGCAGTACAAGCGATTGAGCGTCGTGACATTGTCACAACAGCTATCACTGAACGAAGGCACCAGCGGCACGGTGGGTTTCAAGCTGTCGCGCAACCCCTACGGCGACGTCCGCGTTTACGTGGGGGACCACGGTCACAACGAGGGCATCTCCGTCGCCGACCCGGCACCCTACCCGAGTTACGTCTTGTTCAACGAGACGAACTGGAACGTGCCGAAGTATGTCACCATCAACGCCGCCCAGGACGCCGACGCCGAACACGACTGGGACGTGCTCATCTTCGGCAGCGACCAGTTGCGCTATCAGTCGTCAGTGTCGCTCTACTCGATGGACGACGACGCAGTGCCGTTGGCCGAATCGCTGCCCCCGGCGCTGGATGCCAGCGTACAAGCCCCCGCCGGTGCAACAGGCGCAACGGGTGCGATGGTGCTCTCCACGGGCAAGCTGTCGTCGACGGAGTTCGCCGGCACCGGCGTGCTGCCCGCCGCCGGAGCCGGCGCGGTCACCGTTCCGACGCTGACCGTCCGCAAGACCACGACCGCCGGCCAGACGCGCGAAGCGTTCATCAAGTTCAGCATTGCCACCCTTCCGTCGGCGTCGGCGATCACATCGGTGAAGGTCCGGGTCTTCGGCAAGAACTCGGCCGCCGGCAGCGTGCCCGTCGGGCTTTACACGGTCGCCAGCACCGCCTGGCAATCCATCAGTTGGAGCACCCGCCCGGCGACCAGTGCGTCGCCGATCGTCACCAAGACGGTCAGCGGCACGACCGGAACCTGGTACGAGTTCGACGTCACCAGTTATGTGAAGCAGCGAAAACAAGCCGGCGACACCGCCGTCAGCTTCGCACTCAAGGGCACGACCAACACCTCGATTCACGCCATCTTCAACGGCAGCGGTGCGACGACCAACAAGCCCGACCTGCGCACCACCGGCGCGATCGTTCTGACGCCGCAGTCTCTGGTTGTCTCTCCCACAACGCTGAAGGTTGCCGAAGGCGCGAGTAAGACGGTCGGCGTCAAGCTGGGCGCGAAACCGTCGGGTAACCTGGTGGTCTCCATCGCTGCGAGCCATGCATCGGCTGCGCCGGCGGTGACGACGCTGACATTCACGCCGAGCAACTGGAATGTGTCGCAGAACCTCGTTGTCGCCTCGCCCCAGGACGCCGACACCGTGAACAACACCGCGACGCTGGCATTTTCGGCTCCGGGTGTTAACGCTGTGAACGTCGCGTTCACGCAGACCGACGACGACGGCCTGCCGCAGGCCGCCACGTCGACGACGTTCAAACTCCCGGCGATCGCCGACGCTCACGGTCGCAACGGGGCCTACGCCGCCGCCAACTATGGCAACGCGGCGGCGCTGGAAGTCCGCAGCAGCACTGTCGCCGACAACAGCCGGGAGTCGTTCTTCCAGTTCGATCTCAGTGGCATCGCGTCAGCGGCGCAGATCGGTTCGGCCAAGCTGCGGCTTTACGTCAAGCTCTCGACGACGGAGACCGCGACGCTCGGCGTCTACGGCGTGGCCTCAACAACCTGGACCGAAGGTGCCCTGACTTGGAACAACCGCCCCGCCACCGGCGCGCTGCTGCGCAGCCTCGGTGTGACGTCAACGACGGGCCAGTGGCTTGAGTTCGACGTCGCCGACTACCTGCGCCAACAGAAACAAGCGGGTACGACGAAAGTCGCATTAGCAGTGAAGGCCACGGCGGCTTCCAAGTCGCTGGTGTCGATCAACAGCGGCGAGGCCGGCGCAAACACACCGGAACTAGTCATCACCGGCGGCCCGACGTCGCCGCCACCTCCTCCGCCCCCGCCACCGCCACCGCCACCACCGCCGCCTCCTCCCCCTCCGCCACCACCGGGCACCGGACAGACGATTCGCGCGTCGTCCGATGCCCATGTGCGCGACGGAGTTTTCACCGGAACCAACTACGGCTCATTGGCCGCACTGGAGATCCGCAACAGCTCCGTCGCCGACAACAGCCGCGACCTCTACCTTTCGTTCAATCTGTCTGCTGCGGCGACGATCAACACCGCGGTGCTCCGCCTCTTCGGCAAGCTCTCGCAGACCGGCCCGGTCACGCTCGGCGTCTACGCCGCGACGGCGGCATGGACCGAAGCCGGCGTGAACTGGTCCAACCGCCCTGCCGCAGGCGCGCTGCTGACGACCGCGAGCTTCAACGCCACGACCGACGCGTGGGGGCAGTTCGACGTCGGCAACTACGTCCGACAGCAGAAACTGGCCGGCGCGACGAGCGTTACGCTGGTGGTGCGGATGACCGACGTCTCCAAGCCGCTGGCGACCTTCAGCAGCGACGAAGCCGCTTCAGGCCGGCCAGAATTGGTCATTGGATGA
- a CDS encoding sulfatase-like hydrolase/transferase codes for MPLNAPHRPIVPTKEWQGKSGLGKYGDFVMETDWSIGQMMEAVDKAGISKNTLIILTSDNGCSRAAGIGKLEEQGHYPGEQRRGSKSDIWDGGHRIPFIVRWPDRVKAASRSDQLICLTDLMATCAEIVGAKLPETAGEDSVSIVRKRAANWPGKKRRIEFSLFEDMVGHVALADISGSLGRMDGDASGRLCRRHPAQLYFCRPRRRSPCTPFGTRQGAARPPAHPSLVDDRHHRCVLSSEVSRSGQNTEWVLGTRARAISRHGHLWDCPCDKGSLRCRVWCSRGGSLTAGAAGTYGQFT; via the coding sequence ATGCCGCTGAATGCGCCGCACAGGCCCATCGTGCCGACGAAGGAATGGCAAGGCAAGAGTGGTCTCGGCAAGTACGGCGACTTCGTCATGGAGACCGACTGGTCGATCGGGCAGATGATGGAGGCCGTTGATAAAGCGGGTATCTCAAAGAACACGCTGATCATCCTCACCAGCGATAACGGATGCTCCCGCGCCGCCGGCATCGGCAAATTGGAGGAACAAGGCCATTACCCCGGCGAACAGCGGCGCGGATCGAAGTCCGATATCTGGGACGGCGGCCACCGCATCCCATTCATCGTTCGCTGGCCGGACCGAGTCAAAGCCGCCAGCCGTAGCGATCAACTGATCTGCCTGACCGACCTGATGGCTACCTGTGCGGAGATTGTCGGTGCCAAGCTGCCCGAAACCGCTGGCGAGGACAGCGTGAGCATTGTCCGGAAACGGGCGGCGAACTGGCCAGGGAAGAAGCGACGAATTGAGTTTTCTCTTTTCGAAGACATGGTTGGCCATGTCGCGCTCGCCGACATCAGCGGCTCGTTGGGCAGGATGGATGGTGATGCTTCTGGCCGACTCTGCCGACGTCATCCGGCCCAGCTCTACTTCTGTAGACCACGGCGACGTAGTCCATGTACCCCCTTTGGGACGCGCCAGGGTGCTGCCCGGCCCCCCGCACACCCGTCCCTCGTAGACGACCGGCATCACCGTTGCGTGCTCAGCTCGGAAGTTTCGCGGTCCGGCCAAAACACTGAGTGGGTTTTAGGGACAAGGGCCAGGGCAATTTCCCGACATGGGCACCTCTGGGATTGCCCTTGCGATAAGGGTTCTCTACGGTGTAGGGTGTGGTGCTCTAGGGGTGGATCACTGACGGCCGGTGCGGCGGGCACTTACGGTCAATTTACTTGA